From Trichomycterus rosablanca isolate fTriRos1 chromosome 18, fTriRos1.hap1, whole genome shotgun sequence, the proteins below share one genomic window:
- the LOC134332839 gene encoding reticulon-4 receptor-like 1: MKHTVKHYSGLVIIWSCFDSFGTGNLQCVEGCGLEVLLVLCGLELAQPCPRHCICYNSPTTVSCQAHNFRTVPKDIPAHSERVFLQNNKIQQLLQGQFSPTTIVLWLYSNNISYIQPTTFMGFTRLEELDLGGNRFLKSLSAETFQGLGRLRALHLYQCGLLTLPAGLFDGLNNLQYLYLQDNKLEFLEDDMFIDLLNLSHLFLHGNRLWSLHQNTFRGLGTLDRLLLHQNRIQWIHQLAFHDLRRLTTLYLFNNSLQELEAETLATLPALEYLRLNDNPWECTCRILPLWEWLKRFRGSTSSVVCVTPPEFAEKDLKQMMKEDLPTCTGSEPMYHSKSSQGDLEVLPKKGHHHRSQLHHQYPHLNYWDQHFDTSLSTPSSPPDSGWNKNCTRQHGRRGKIQNEAHNHKYLNSKKMGGKHDPSFTGDFIKRQKNDCISRTSVGPPSGVQRATDRAHSIQAYSPLSFISLLTLFLTFIQH, translated from the exons ATGAAGCATACAGTAAAGCATTACAGTGGCTTGGTGATAATCTGGAGCTGCTTTGATTCCTTTGGCACTGGAAATCTGCAGTGTGTGGAGG GCTGTGGTTTGGAAGTTCTCCTTGTGCTGTGTGGCTTGGAGCTGGCACAGCCATGTCCACGCCACTGCATCTGCTACAACTCACCCACCACAGTCAGCTGCCAAGCACACAACTTTCGGACAGTGCCTAAGGACATCCCAGCTCATAGTGAGCGTGTCTTTCTACAGAACAACAAAATCCAACAGCTGCTTCAGGGTCAGTTTAGCCCAACCACCATTGTGTTGTGGCTCTATTCCAACAACATATCCTACATCCAGCCGACCACCTTTATGGGCTTCACCCGCCTTGAAGAGCTTGACCTCGGTGGCAACCGGTTCCTAAAATCCCTGTCTGCCGAGACATTCCAGGGCCTCGGGCGTCTCCGTGCACTCCACCTCTACCAGTGTGGCCTCCTGACCCTCCCTGCTGGCCTTTTTGATGGCCTAAACAACCTGCAGTATCTTTATTTGCAG GACAACAAGCTGGAATTTTTGGAGGATGACATGTTCATAGACCTCCTTAACCTCAGCCACCTATTTCTGCATGGCAACCGGTTGTGGAGCCTTCATCAGAACACCTTTCGTGGTCTTGGCACTCTGGATCGCTTACTGCTCCATCAAAACCGGATACAATGGATTCATCAGCTGGCCTTCCATGACCTGCGGCGCCTGACTACTCTCTACCTGTTTAACAACTCCCTCCAAGAGCTAGAGGCTGAGACCCTAGCCACGTTGCCAGCTCTTGAATACCTACGCCTTAACGACAATCCATGGGAGTGTACATGCAGAATCCTGCCACTTTGGGAATGGCTGAAGCGCTTTCGAGGCTCGACATCTTCTGTGGTTTGTGTGACTCCACCTGAATTCGCTGAGAAGGATTTGAAGCAGATGATGAAGGAAGATTTGCCGACATGCACCGGTTCTGAGCCCATGTACCACAGCAAATCCAGCCAAGGAGACTTGGAGGTATTGCCAAAGAAAGGCCATCATCACCGATCACAACTACACCATCAGTACCCTCACCTGAATTACTGGGACCAACACTTTGACACTTCATTATCCACCCCTTCTTCACCCCCAGACTCAGGATGGAACAAGAATTGCACGAGGCAACATGGCCGTAGGGGCAAAATTCAGAACGAAGCACATAACCATAAGTATTTGAACAGTAAGAAGATGGGTGGTAAACATGATCCATCCTTTACTGGTGATTTTATTAAGAGACAAAAAAATGATTGCATCTCAAGGACTTCTGTAGGTCCTCCTAGTGGGGTTCAGAGAGCTACTGACAGAGCACATTCAATTCAGGCCTATTCTCCACTTTCTTTTATCTCCCTGCTAACTCTTTTTTTGACATTTATTCAGCACTGA